From the Butyrivibrio fibrisolvens genome, one window contains:
- a CDS encoding radical SAM/SPASM domain-containing protein yields MNKNKMKLSHLDLQHDLRLKFFEKPILRQLFFELTLNCNEHCWHCGSRCGDVHSDEMPPQQWKEILDQLKEDYEGALPQINVTGGEPLLYSGFEEVMSYAHSLGFKWGMTSNAILITPEVARMLKRCGMNTISVSIDGLPETHDRIRGLKGAYKRAMEGIQNLIDLHCFDNIMVTTVVNHETIGELESLYKIMCGVDIDSWRVMGIEPIGRALEHPELLLTDDDHRTIMDFIRSKRADNDPVSYGCCHYLGLEYEREVRDWYFFCMAGVTVASITSTGDVYGCLDIDRSQPGIIQGNIHERRFSDIWKNEFKAFRYDKGIEDEKCANCADRKYCMGGAFHTWDYVSKTQRLCLKNALFP; encoded by the coding sequence ATGAATAAGAATAAAATGAAACTATCCCACCTTGATCTGCAGCACGATCTGCGACTTAAGTTCTTTGAAAAGCCTATACTAAGACAGCTTTTCTTTGAACTTACACTAAATTGCAACGAGCACTGCTGGCACTGCGGATCAAGATGCGGTGATGTGCACTCAGATGAGATGCCACCGCAGCAGTGGAAAGAGATACTGGATCAGTTAAAAGAAGATTATGAAGGCGCTCTTCCACAGATCAATGTAACAGGAGGAGAGCCTTTATTATATTCAGGATTTGAAGAAGTTATGAGTTATGCTCATTCTTTGGGTTTTAAGTGGGGCATGACATCTAATGCTATCCTCATAACTCCGGAAGTTGCCCGGATGCTTAAAAGATGTGGCATGAACACGATCTCTGTAAGTATAGACGGCCTTCCTGAAACTCACGACAGGATCAGAGGCCTTAAAGGTGCTTATAAAAGAGCAATGGAGGGCATACAGAATCTCATAGATCTTCACTGCTTTGATAATATCATGGTTACAACTGTTGTAAATCATGAGACCATAGGAGAGTTAGAATCTCTATATAAGATCATGTGCGGCGTTGATATCGACTCCTGGCGTGTTATGGGCATAGAGCCAATAGGAAGAGCTCTAGAGCATCCAGAGCTTCTTCTTACAGATGATGATCATCGCACCATTATGGATTTTATACGCAGCAAAAGAGCTGATAACGATCCTGTAAGTTATGGCTGTTGCCACTATCTTGGCCTTGAATACGAAAGAGAAGTCAGGGACTGGTACTTTTTCTGCATGGCAGGAGTTACCGTGGCCAGTATCACTTCCACAGGTGATGTCTACGGATGCCTTGATATCGATAGATCTCAGCCCGGTATCATACAGGGCAATATCCACGAGAGAAGATTTTCAGATATCTGGAAAAATGAGTTTAAAGCATTCCGCTATGATAAGGGCATAGAGGATGAAAAATGTGCAAACTGCGCAGATCGTAAGTACTGTATGGGTGGAGCTTTCCATACCTGGGATTATGTATCTAAAACTCAGCGACTATGTCTTAAAAATGCATTGTTTCCATAA
- a CDS encoding DUF362 domain-containing protein translates to MSDGSKYIPYESRTGAESVVYFTRDLSAEGIKKAYERVNQNITGKIAIKLHTGEPKGPNIIPSSWVKEVLETEESLKNATIVETNTFYKGDRYTTEDHRKTLSVNGWDFTTVDIMDEDGTITLPVKGGKWFKEMSHGSHMTDYDSMFVLTHFKGHTMGGFGGSNKNIGIGCADGRVGKMWIHAKDGNDWGVNTEELMEKITESTKATIDYFGKHITYVNVMRNMSVSCDCEGVEAMPVVTPDVGILASTDILAVDQACVDLIYAMTEDEHRDMIERIETRHGHRQLSYMKELGMGNDRYKLIDIDNGDVEISRADAVKDLKPFVRMDPRK, encoded by the coding sequence ATGTCGGATGGATCTAAGTATATTCCCTATGAATCAAGAACAGGTGCTGAATCTGTAGTTTATTTTACCAGAGATTTATCAGCTGAAGGTATCAAGAAGGCTTATGAAAGGGTCAATCAGAATATTACAGGTAAGATAGCTATAAAGCTTCATACAGGAGAGCCTAAAGGACCCAATATCATACCTTCTTCCTGGGTCAAAGAAGTGCTTGAAACCGAGGAAAGTCTTAAGAATGCAACAATTGTAGAGACCAACACTTTCTATAAGGGTGACAGATATACAACAGAAGATCATAGAAAGACTCTGTCTGTTAACGGATGGGACTTCACAACTGTTGATATTATGGATGAAGATGGCACTATCACACTTCCTGTTAAGGGTGGTAAGTGGTTCAAAGAGATGAGCCACGGTTCTCATATGACAGATTATGACTCTATGTTCGTCCTGACTCACTTCAAAGGCCATACAATGGGCGGTTTTGGCGGAAGTAATAAGAATATCGGCATTGGCTGCGCAGACGGTCGTGTGGGCAAGATGTGGATACATGCCAAGGATGGTAATGACTGGGGTGTTAATACAGAAGAACTCATGGAGAAGATAACAGAGTCTACAAAGGCTACGATAGACTATTTTGGCAAGCATATTACCTATGTCAATGTCATGAGGAATATGAGCGTATCCTGCGACTGTGAAGGTGTCGAGGCTATGCCTGTAGTTACTCCTGACGTTGGTATTCTGGCATCAACAGATATCTTGGCTGTAGATCAGGCCTGCGTAGATCTCATTTATGCCATGACAGAAGATGAGCACAGGGACATGATCGAGAGAATCGAGACAAGACATGGTCACAGACAGCTATCTTACATGAAAGAACTTGGCATGGGCAATGACAGGTACAAGCTGATCGATATCGATAACGGTGATGTAGAGATAAGCCGCGCTGATGCTGTGAAGGATCTCAAGCCATTTGTAAGGATGGATCCCAGGAAGTAA
- a CDS encoding DUF3990 domain-containing protein, which produces MLLYHTGFSEIQNPDIHIGRKNADFGQGFYLSPDLDFTRRWSRIRNDRNTYINTYELDTTDLNVLKLDRDSKWYEYINANRNHKADIYSEYDVIQGPIAIDTIYDMFGITTSGYVDSDAALKLLSIGPVYTQVTIKTEKGATALKFLSSEIIDAALVERYRDVVKKEETAFQTEFAKVMNEVLPS; this is translated from the coding sequence ATGCTTCTATATCATACCGGTTTTAGTGAGATTCAAAATCCTGATATACATATTGGAAGAAAAAATGCTGATTTTGGCCAAGGTTTTTACTTGAGTCCTGACCTTGATTTTACACGCCGCTGGTCAAGGATACGTAATGATAGGAATACTTATATCAATACATATGAGCTTGATACGACAGATCTTAATGTCTTAAAGCTTGATCGTGACAGCAAGTGGTATGAGTATATCAATGCTAATAGAAATCATAAAGCTGATATATATTCCGAATATGATGTTATACAAGGTCCTATTGCTATAGATACTATATATGATATGTTCGGCATCACAACCAGCGGATATGTAGATTCTGATGCTGCGCTTAAGCTGCTATCTATAGGCCCGGTTTATACTCAGGTGACCATCAAAACAGAAAAAGGAGCTACCGCTCTTAAGTTCTTGTCATCTGAGATCATAGATGCGGCATTAGTTGAAAGATACAGAGATGTAGTCAAAAAGGAAGAAACGGCATTTCAGACAGAATTTGCAAAGGTGATGAACGAAGTATTGCCTTCATGA
- a CDS encoding ABC transporter substrate-binding protein, whose product MKKKLVSVFLSAAMTMGILAGCGSSDTTGTNANDKTQSETEDSQSGEVERIKIYLPTSGKSDDLENVTAAVNEITRQEIGVEVEFHVYEFGQWFQQYSLFLSGTEDVDILANYGGYLNAVSQGAAYDLTDLVQQYGQDIIAMEGDFLKSGEVNGVQYAIPIYASYAWTMGILYRSDVVEELGLQDMVANVKSLEDWGEVLEVVKEKKPEMTPFVTNNGNSAPNFQYGTWDDLGNNYGVLMNGGEGSEVTNLFETDEYAQLCTIMHDWYNKGYTSKDIQTQTDGFPTLTRNDAAFSTLGQTDFNTSFYQSTTCGKPIDIVMLGTPAARTYNNVTYTVMSNSEHAEACMKFLNFWFSNEEIGTLIAYGIEGTHYKLDENGMGDYIDGQDSSTCTYHLGSGISNTNRIRWNTENPDYAQLLIDSNNSALKSSALGFAFDTSSVENEITQLDNVCSKYQIGLECGALDPATALEEFNKELKDAGLDTVIAEKQRQLDEFLAN is encoded by the coding sequence ATGAAGAAAAAATTAGTAAGTGTTTTTTTGTCTGCTGCCATGACAATGGGGATCCTGGCAGGATGCGGTTCATCTGACACGACCGGCACAAACGCAAATGACAAGACGCAGTCTGAAACAGAAGATTCACAGTCAGGCGAAGTCGAGAGGATCAAGATATATCTTCCAACTTCCGGCAAATCTGATGATCTTGAAAATGTAACAGCAGCTGTCAATGAGATCACAAGGCAGGAGATTGGTGTAGAAGTTGAATTTCATGTCTATGAATTCGGTCAGTGGTTCCAGCAGTATTCTCTTTTCCTAAGTGGGACTGAAGATGTTGATATACTTGCTAACTACGGCGGATATCTAAATGCAGTATCACAGGGGGCTGCATATGATCTGACAGATCTGGTTCAGCAGTATGGTCAGGATATCATCGCTATGGAAGGTGACTTCTTAAAGAGTGGTGAAGTAAATGGTGTACAGTATGCGATTCCTATCTATGCTTCATATGCATGGACCATGGGTATCCTCTATAGAAGCGATGTTGTAGAAGAGCTTGGACTTCAGGACATGGTTGCCAATGTGAAGTCTCTCGAAGACTGGGGAGAGGTTTTGGAAGTTGTCAAAGAGAAAAAGCCTGAGATGACTCCTTTTGTAACCAACAATGGTAATTCAGCTCCTAACTTCCAGTATGGTACTTGGGATGATCTTGGCAATAACTACGGCGTACTCATGAACGGCGGTGAAGGATCTGAAGTAACTAACCTGTTCGAAACAGATGAATACGCACAGCTTTGCACAATCATGCATGATTGGTACAACAAGGGCTACACAAGTAAGGATATCCAGACACAGACAGATGGATTCCCTACCCTTACAAGGAACGATGCAGCATTTTCAACTCTGGGTCAGACAGATTTTAATACAAGTTTCTATCAGTCTACTACATGCGGTAAGCCTATCGATATCGTAATGCTTGGAACACCCGCTGCCAGAACTTATAACAATGTAACATATACTGTAATGTCCAATTCAGAACATGCAGAAGCTTGCATGAAGTTCCTTAACTTCTGGTTCTCAAATGAAGAGATTGGAACACTTATTGCATATGGCATCGAGGGAACACATTATAAACTTGATGAAAACGGAATGGGTGATTATATAGACGGACAGGATTCCTCTACATGTACATATCACCTTGGAAGTGGTATCTCCAATACTAACAGGATCCGCTGGAATACAGAAAATCCAGATTATGCTCAGCTCCTTATTGATAGCAATAACTCTGCTTTGAAGTCTTCAGCGCTTGGTTTTGCTTTTGACACATCATCTGTAGAAAACGAGATCACTCAGCTTGATAATGTATGCAGCAAATATCAGATTGGTCTTGAATGCGGAGCATTAGATCCGGCTACTGCACTTGAAGAGTTCAACAAAGAGCTTAAGGATGCAGGCCTTGACACAGTTATCGCTGAGAAACAGCGCCAGCTTGATGAGTTTTTAGCTAATTGA
- a CDS encoding ABC transporter permease: MNKKKVLKLRRFIPFYIMALPAMIYFFINNYIPMGGLILAFEHYTVKGGIFGSPKVGLSNFKFLFQSSDAFIMTRNTILYNLSFIILGTCLSILVAYLLHELKNSVSRKIYQTVILFPSLLSIIIVSYLANSLLAGDSGFINTHILMPLGFESISFYSEQKWWPFILIFVHMWQMIGTNCILYLANMSAIDPGLYEAASLDGAGRFQCFIKITVPCLIPTIITLTILAVGKIFNSDFGLFYQVPMNSGAIINVTQTIDTYVYRGLMNTANMGMSAAACFYQSVVGFCLVMLTNTLVRKISKENAMF; encoded by the coding sequence ATGAACAAGAAAAAAGTACTTAAATTAAGGCGATTCATTCCGTTTTATATAATGGCACTTCCTGCTATGATATATTTTTTTATAAACAATTACATACCGATGGGTGGTCTTATACTTGCATTTGAACACTATACAGTTAAGGGCGGAATCTTTGGAAGCCCTAAGGTAGGACTTTCCAACTTCAAGTTCCTGTTTCAAAGCTCTGACGCTTTTATAATGACAAGAAATACCATCCTGTACAATCTAAGTTTTATTATCCTTGGAACATGTCTGTCAATTCTGGTTGCATACCTTTTGCATGAACTCAAGAATAGTGTCTCCAGAAAAATATATCAGACAGTTATCCTGTTCCCAAGCCTTCTGTCCATCATCATCGTATCATATCTTGCAAATTCACTTCTGGCTGGTGACTCCGGATTTATCAATACTCATATTCTTATGCCACTGGGCTTTGAGAGCATATCTTTTTACAGCGAGCAGAAATGGTGGCCTTTCATATTGATATTCGTTCATATGTGGCAGATGATAGGAACCAACTGTATCTTATATCTTGCTAATATGTCTGCAATAGATCCCGGTTTATATGAGGCAGCAAGTCTTGACGGCGCCGGCAGGTTCCAGTGCTTTATAAAGATAACAGTTCCGTGCCTTATCCCTACCATCATCACGCTTACAATCCTTGCTGTAGGCAAGATCTTCAATTCAGATTTCGGCCTTTTCTATCAGGTGCCGATGAACAGCGGAGCTATAATTAATGTAACTCAGACCATTGATACCTACGTGTACAGAGGTCTTATGAATACCGCTAATATGGGTATGAGCGCAGCAGCATGTTTCTACCAGTCTGTAGTTGGATTTTGTCTTGTAATGCTTACCAATACGCTTGTTCGTAAGATCAGCAAAGAGAATGCGATGTTCTAG